A window of the Arenibacter algicola genome harbors these coding sequences:
- a CDS encoding LptE family protein has protein sequence MFKAKNIIILLVLTSCISGCGIYNFTGGDVGTAKTFQVPYFQNYASQNPGSTFEPGMDRDFTLALQDLILNQTSLDLVKSNGDLLYEGEIVEYRISPMSATSQQTAAQNRLSIAVNVRFFNNTKEDVDFEQRFSFFYDYPANSQLASVKDEAHQVIFERITQDIFNKSLADW, from the coding sequence ATGTTTAAAGCAAAAAATATTATAATTCTACTGGTATTAACAAGCTGTATTTCTGGTTGTGGTATTTACAACTTTACCGGAGGCGATGTGGGAACAGCCAAAACCTTCCAGGTCCCATATTTTCAGAACTACGCTTCCCAAAATCCGGGATCTACCTTTGAACCGGGAATGGATAGGGATTTTACCTTGGCCCTGCAGGATTTAATTTTAAATCAGACCAGTTTGGATCTTGTTAAATCCAATGGGGATTTATTGTACGAAGGAGAAATTGTGGAGTACCGAATTTCTCCCATGTCGGCTACCTCCCAACAAACCGCGGCGCAAAACAGGTTGAGCATTGCGGTAAATGTAAGGTTCTTTAACAACACCAAAGAGGATGTGGATTTTGAACAACGATTTTCATTCTTCTACGATTATCCGGCCAATTCCCAATTGGCGAGTGTTAAGGATGAGGCCCATCAGGTTATATTTGAACGTATTACCCAGGACATTTTTAATAAATCATTGGCAGATTGGTAA
- a CDS encoding co-chaperone GroES → MAKVSIKPLADRVLVEPMAAETKTASGLYIPDTAKEKPQKGKVVAVGPGTKDEKVTVKVGDTVLYGKYAGTELKLEGTEYLMMRESDILAII, encoded by the coding sequence ATGGCTAAAGTTAGCATTAAACCATTAGCAGATAGAGTTCTAGTAGAACCTATGGCTGCCGAAACAAAGACTGCATCTGGTCTTTACATCCCTGATACCGCAAAGGAAAAGCCGCAAAAAGGCAAGGTAGTTGCCGTTGGACCTGGTACTAAAGATGAAAAAGTGACCGTTAAAGTTGGCGATACGGTGCTATACGGTAAGTATGCCGGTACTGAGCTTAAGCTTGAAGGTACCGAATATCTTATGATGCGCGAGAGCGACATATTAGCAATTATATAA
- the secG gene encoding preprotein translocase subunit SecG produces the protein MNTTFTIFLVLIILVCILLMLVIMVQNPKGGGLSSSFGGSGNQVVGGVKKTGDFLDKSTWTLATILVVLILLSNVAIKGSFSDSDSKLLNGDPIETTAPDALPETPITAPATNGTNTTDSAQ, from the coding sequence ATGAATACGACATTTACAATATTCTTGGTCCTGATCATCTTAGTTTGCATCCTATTGATGCTCGTAATTATGGTGCAAAACCCTAAAGGTGGCGGATTGTCCTCATCCTTTGGCGGAAGCGGCAACCAAGTTGTTGGAGGAGTAAAGAAAACAGGCGACTTTTTGGATAAGAGTACTTGGACATTGGCAACCATATTGGTTGTCCTAATTTTACTTTCCAATGTAGCAATAAAGGGAAGCTTCAGTGATTCCGATTCGAAATTGCTTAACGGCGACCCTATTGAAACTACTGCGCCGGATGCTTTACCAGAAACACCAATAACTGCCCCTGCCACTAATGGTACAAATACTACTGACAGTGCCCAGTAA
- a CDS encoding sigma-54 interaction domain-containing protein → MESIQSIKQRFEIIGNDVKLNRAIEKAIQVAPTDISVLVTGESGVGKEAIPKIIHSLSHRKHAKYIAVNCGAIPEGTIDSELFGHEKGAFTGATATRSGYFEVADGGTIFLDEVGELPLTTQVRLLRVLENGEFLKVGSSQVQKTDVRIVAATNVNMFEAIKKEKFREDLYYRLSTVEINIPPLRERKEDIHLLFRKFASDFGQKYKMPTIRLDDDAVQLLLKYRWPGNIRQLRNIAEQVSVLEESRLITLATLNSYLPNSSNSNLPAVIGNEKKEGDFSTEREILYKVLFDMKSDLNDLKKLTLELLKHDSEKVQEENENLIRKIYGDEEEEYTEQEESPNKILQLPEPYTEKPIVKTPQQEDKYHFAEEIQEEETLSLQDKEIELIKKSLERNKGKRKAASAELGISERTLYRKIKQYDL, encoded by the coding sequence ATGGAATCGATTCAATCAATAAAACAGCGCTTTGAAATCATTGGCAATGATGTAAAACTTAATCGTGCCATTGAAAAGGCCATTCAGGTGGCACCAACGGACATTTCCGTATTGGTTACCGGGGAAAGCGGTGTTGGTAAGGAGGCCATTCCAAAAATCATACACTCCCTTTCCCATAGAAAACATGCCAAATACATTGCGGTAAACTGTGGGGCCATTCCCGAAGGCACTATAGACAGTGAACTTTTTGGTCACGAAAAAGGGGCTTTTACAGGAGCAACAGCTACTAGAAGTGGATATTTTGAGGTAGCCGATGGCGGTACCATTTTTTTGGATGAGGTCGGGGAACTTCCCCTTACCACCCAAGTCCGTCTCTTGAGGGTTTTGGAAAATGGCGAATTTTTAAAAGTAGGATCTTCCCAGGTCCAAAAAACAGACGTCAGAATAGTGGCCGCTACCAATGTTAATATGTTTGAGGCCATAAAAAAGGAAAAATTCAGGGAAGACCTGTATTATCGTCTTAGCACCGTAGAAATCAACATACCGCCCTTACGGGAACGCAAAGAGGACATCCATCTATTATTTCGGAAATTTGCTTCGGATTTTGGGCAGAAATATAAAATGCCTACGATTCGCTTGGATGACGATGCGGTGCAACTCCTTTTAAAGTACAGATGGCCGGGAAACATCCGTCAGTTAAGGAATATTGCGGAACAGGTTTCTGTATTGGAGGAAAGCAGGCTCATAACTTTGGCCACCTTAAATAGTTACCTGCCCAATTCAAGCAATAGCAACTTGCCCGCCGTAATAGGCAATGAAAAAAAAGAAGGCGATTTTAGTACCGAAAGGGAAATATTGTACAAGGTACTTTTTGATATGAAAAGCGACTTGAACGATCTAAAAAAATTGACACTGGAGCTGCTCAAGCACGACAGCGAAAAAGTACAGGAAGAAAACGAAAATCTTATCCGAAAAATCTACGGGGATGAGGAGGAGGAATATACCGAACAAGAGGAAAGCCCCAATAAAATTTTACAGCTTCCTGAACCCTATACAGAAAAACCGATAGTCAAAACTCCCCAGCAAGAAGACAAGTATCATTTCGCTGAGGAAATACAAGAGGAAGAAACCCTATCTTTACAGGACAAGGAAATAGAGCTCATTAAAAAATCCCTGGAGAGGAATAAAGGGAAAAGAAAGGCCGCTTCTGCGGAATTGGGCATCTCGGAACGCACGCTGTATAGAAAAATAAAACAGTACGACCTTTAA